One genomic segment of Musa acuminata AAA Group cultivar baxijiao chromosome BXJ3-3, Cavendish_Baxijiao_AAA, whole genome shotgun sequence includes these proteins:
- the LOC103977921 gene encoding subtilisin-like protease SBT3.10 isoform X2 codes for MLTESQADKIAEMPEVISVNPSRSFPLLTTRSWDYLDLGFEQPQTTGLLARGNFGDGIIIGVVDTGIWPESRSFDDHGYGPVPSRWKGTCEVGQNFTVNHCNRKIIGARWYAGGVDPSLIEGGYQSPRDSEGHGTHTASTAAGSLVSDASFHGLGAGTARGGAPRARLAIYKVCWAEAGCRDAAVLKAIDDAIHDGVDILSLSLGRLLHPIFPSIHAVAKGITVIFSGGNDGPVTQTIANDLPWAITVAASTIDRSFPTLLTLGDNRTVVGQSILYESTEGGFEELADGGSCSRDGLNSSDVVGKIVLCYQLAIASSSPPKRHFPRAAYNVQEAGGKGIIFAQYSANILDFIDVICNGTVCVFVDYEIGKQITDYVTNTRSPLVKVSLTQDMVGSGVMSPRVAAFSSRGPSILFPDLVKPDITAPGVLILAAVKDSYKFESGTSMSCPHVSGVAALLKAAHPQWSPAAIKSALVTTAHTANAYGFPIEAEGVPRKHADPFDFGGGHIDPNKAVDPGLIYDVDPEDYFKFFNCTYGPSTTCDLVDSRLYHLNLPSISIPDLKKTPLTVRRTVTNVGDTDSIYRAMGESPPGVNMVVEPSLLQFNASTTTHTFAVTFTPLQMVQGDFNFGSLTWIDDGKHAVRIPIAVRVIIHDSFSDTS; via the exons ATGCTTACAGAATCTCAAGCAGACAAAATTGCAG AAATGCCGGAAGTGATCAGTGTCAATCCAAGCCGCAGCTTTCCACTGCTTACTACGCGAAGCTGGGACTACCTTGATCTTGGTTTTGAACAACCCCAAACCACAGGACTACTTGCAAGAGGCAACTTCGGCGATGGGATCATCATCGGCGTCGTCGACACAG GCATTTGGCCGGAATCGAGAAGCTTCGACGACCATGGTTACGGCCCCGTCCCATCCCGTTGGAAAGGAACGTGTGAAGTAGGTCAAAACTTCACCGTCAACCACTGCAACCGCAAGATCATCGGTGCAAGATGGTACGCCGGAGGCGTCGACCCTTCCCTCATCGAAGGAGGCTACCAGTCTCCCCGGGATTCCGAGGGCCACGGAACGCACACGGCTTCCACAGCAGCAGGCTCGTTGGTGAGTGATGCGAGCTTCCATGGTCTGGGCGCCGGCACAGCGAGAGGAGGAGCTCCTCGTGCCCGGCTAGCAATCTACAAGGTATGCTGGGCAGAAGCAGGGTGTCGCGACGCTGCTGTGCTGAAGGCGATAGATGATGCTATCCATGATGGTGTGGACATCTTATCACTCTCACTTGGGCGCTTACTTCACCCAATCTTTCCTTCCATACATGCGGTAGCAAAGGGGATAACTGTGATCTTCTCTGGAGGCAATGATGGTCCCGTCACCCAGACCATTGCTAATGACCTGCCGTGGGCGATCACGGTGGCAGCCAGCACCATTGATCGCTCGTTTCCTACCCTCCTAACCCTCGGAGACAACCGAACCGTGGTG GGACAATCCATCCTCTATGAATCCACCGAGGGAGGATTCGAAGAGCTAGCAGATGGTGGGAG TTGCTCGCGCGACGGTCTGAATTCGAGTGATGTAGTCGGAAAGATTGTGCTCTGTTACCAGCTTGCCATCGCCTCAAGCTCACCACCCAAGCGACACTTTCCACGGGCTGCTTATAATGTTCAGGAAGCAGGAGGGAAGGGCATTATCTTTGCACAGTACTCCGCCAACATCCTCGACTTCATCGACGTTATTTGCAACGGCACCGTATGCGTCTTTGTTGATTACGAGATCGGCAAACAAATAACAGATTATGTAACGAATACAAG ATCCCCCCTGGTGAAGGTGAGCCTAACGCAGGATATGGTCGGGAGTGGAGTAATGTCGCCCAGGGTCGCAGCTTTCTCGTCGAGAGGGCCGAGTAtattgttcccagatctagtcaaG CCCGATATCACAGCTCCCGGAGTCCTTATCCTGGCCGCAGTGAAAGATTCCTATAAGTTTGAGTCTGGAACATCGATGTCTTGTCCCCATGTCTCTGGCGTAGCAGCTCTTCTTAAAGCAGCACATCCCCAGTGGTCTCCTGCTGCCATCAAATCAGCACTCGTCACAACTG CTCATACGGCCAATGCATACGGCTTCCCCATAGAAGCAGAGGGAGTTCCTCGAAAGCACGCTGATCCTTTCGACTTTGGCGGCGGTCACATCGATCCTAACAAAGCCGTTGATCCCGGGCTTATTTATGACGTCGATCCCGAAGACTACTTCAAGTTCTTCAACTGCACTTACGGTCCGTCGACCACTTGTGACTTGGTGGACAGTCGGCTGTATCACCTGAATCTGCCCTCCATCTCCATTCCCGACCTGAAGAAGACACCACTAACGGTGCGGAGAACCGTGACCAATGTGGGGGACACGGATTCCATTTACAGGGCAATGGGGGAGTCTCCTCCGGGTGTCAACATGGTGGTCGAGCCTTCTCTTCTTCAATTCAATGCTTCCACGACGACGCACACCTTTGCGGTGACGTTCACGCCGCTTCAGATGGTGCAAGGGGACTTCAACTTCGGAAGCTTGACTTGGATTGATGATGGGAAGCACGCAGTAAGAATTCCTATCGCAGTTCGAGTGATCATTCATGATTCCTTCTCTGATACCTCCTAA
- the LOC103977921 gene encoding subtilisin-like protease SBT3.5 isoform X1, with protein sequence MGYQHLLSSMLLLLILSSFIQMAALGHTPSSTKLLYIVYMGERQHEDPDLVTTSHHHMLSSVLGSKEEAVSSIVYSYKHGFSGFAAMLTESQADKIAEMPEVISVNPSRSFPLLTTRSWDYLDLGFEQPQTTGLLARGNFGDGIIIGVVDTGIWPESRSFDDHGYGPVPSRWKGTCEVGQNFTVNHCNRKIIGARWYAGGVDPSLIEGGYQSPRDSEGHGTHTASTAAGSLVSDASFHGLGAGTARGGAPRARLAIYKVCWAEAGCRDAAVLKAIDDAIHDGVDILSLSLGRLLHPIFPSIHAVAKGITVIFSGGNDGPVTQTIANDLPWAITVAASTIDRSFPTLLTLGDNRTVVGQSILYESTEGGFEELADGGSCSRDGLNSSDVVGKIVLCYQLAIASSSPPKRHFPRAAYNVQEAGGKGIIFAQYSANILDFIDVICNGTVCVFVDYEIGKQITDYVTNTRSPLVKVSLTQDMVGSGVMSPRVAAFSSRGPSILFPDLVKPDITAPGVLILAAVKDSYKFESGTSMSCPHVSGVAALLKAAHPQWSPAAIKSALVTTAHTANAYGFPIEAEGVPRKHADPFDFGGGHIDPNKAVDPGLIYDVDPEDYFKFFNCTYGPSTTCDLVDSRLYHLNLPSISIPDLKKTPLTVRRTVTNVGDTDSIYRAMGESPPGVNMVVEPSLLQFNASTTTHTFAVTFTPLQMVQGDFNFGSLTWIDDGKHAVRIPIAVRVIIHDSFSDTS encoded by the exons ATGGGTTACCAGCATCTTCTATCCTCTATGCTTCTACTTCTCATCCTTTCAAGCTTCATCCAAATGGCAGCACTTGGACATACACCATCATCGACCAAG CTTCTGTACATAGTGTACATGGGAGAGAGGCAACACGAAGATCCAGACCTCGTGACTACGTCGCACCATCATATGCTGTCTTCCGTACTGGGGAG CAAGGAGGAAGCCGTGAGTTCAATTGTCTACAGCTATAAACATGGCTTCTCGGGCTTTGCAGCCATGCTTACAGAATCTCAAGCAGACAAAATTGCAG AAATGCCGGAAGTGATCAGTGTCAATCCAAGCCGCAGCTTTCCACTGCTTACTACGCGAAGCTGGGACTACCTTGATCTTGGTTTTGAACAACCCCAAACCACAGGACTACTTGCAAGAGGCAACTTCGGCGATGGGATCATCATCGGCGTCGTCGACACAG GCATTTGGCCGGAATCGAGAAGCTTCGACGACCATGGTTACGGCCCCGTCCCATCCCGTTGGAAAGGAACGTGTGAAGTAGGTCAAAACTTCACCGTCAACCACTGCAACCGCAAGATCATCGGTGCAAGATGGTACGCCGGAGGCGTCGACCCTTCCCTCATCGAAGGAGGCTACCAGTCTCCCCGGGATTCCGAGGGCCACGGAACGCACACGGCTTCCACAGCAGCAGGCTCGTTGGTGAGTGATGCGAGCTTCCATGGTCTGGGCGCCGGCACAGCGAGAGGAGGAGCTCCTCGTGCCCGGCTAGCAATCTACAAGGTATGCTGGGCAGAAGCAGGGTGTCGCGACGCTGCTGTGCTGAAGGCGATAGATGATGCTATCCATGATGGTGTGGACATCTTATCACTCTCACTTGGGCGCTTACTTCACCCAATCTTTCCTTCCATACATGCGGTAGCAAAGGGGATAACTGTGATCTTCTCTGGAGGCAATGATGGTCCCGTCACCCAGACCATTGCTAATGACCTGCCGTGGGCGATCACGGTGGCAGCCAGCACCATTGATCGCTCGTTTCCTACCCTCCTAACCCTCGGAGACAACCGAACCGTGGTG GGACAATCCATCCTCTATGAATCCACCGAGGGAGGATTCGAAGAGCTAGCAGATGGTGGGAG TTGCTCGCGCGACGGTCTGAATTCGAGTGATGTAGTCGGAAAGATTGTGCTCTGTTACCAGCTTGCCATCGCCTCAAGCTCACCACCCAAGCGACACTTTCCACGGGCTGCTTATAATGTTCAGGAAGCAGGAGGGAAGGGCATTATCTTTGCACAGTACTCCGCCAACATCCTCGACTTCATCGACGTTATTTGCAACGGCACCGTATGCGTCTTTGTTGATTACGAGATCGGCAAACAAATAACAGATTATGTAACGAATACAAG ATCCCCCCTGGTGAAGGTGAGCCTAACGCAGGATATGGTCGGGAGTGGAGTAATGTCGCCCAGGGTCGCAGCTTTCTCGTCGAGAGGGCCGAGTAtattgttcccagatctagtcaaG CCCGATATCACAGCTCCCGGAGTCCTTATCCTGGCCGCAGTGAAAGATTCCTATAAGTTTGAGTCTGGAACATCGATGTCTTGTCCCCATGTCTCTGGCGTAGCAGCTCTTCTTAAAGCAGCACATCCCCAGTGGTCTCCTGCTGCCATCAAATCAGCACTCGTCACAACTG CTCATACGGCCAATGCATACGGCTTCCCCATAGAAGCAGAGGGAGTTCCTCGAAAGCACGCTGATCCTTTCGACTTTGGCGGCGGTCACATCGATCCTAACAAAGCCGTTGATCCCGGGCTTATTTATGACGTCGATCCCGAAGACTACTTCAAGTTCTTCAACTGCACTTACGGTCCGTCGACCACTTGTGACTTGGTGGACAGTCGGCTGTATCACCTGAATCTGCCCTCCATCTCCATTCCCGACCTGAAGAAGACACCACTAACGGTGCGGAGAACCGTGACCAATGTGGGGGACACGGATTCCATTTACAGGGCAATGGGGGAGTCTCCTCCGGGTGTCAACATGGTGGTCGAGCCTTCTCTTCTTCAATTCAATGCTTCCACGACGACGCACACCTTTGCGGTGACGTTCACGCCGCTTCAGATGGTGCAAGGGGACTTCAACTTCGGAAGCTTGACTTGGATTGATGATGGGAAGCACGCAGTAAGAATTCCTATCGCAGTTCGAGTGATCATTCATGATTCCTTCTCTGATACCTCCTAA